In a single window of the Jaculus jaculus isolate mJacJac1 chromosome 9, mJacJac1.mat.Y.cur, whole genome shotgun sequence genome:
- the Dusp26 gene encoding dual specificity protein phosphatase 26 isoform X1: MCPGNWLWASMTFMARFSRSSSRSPVRTRESMEEMPAVQHHHFLNVFELERLLYTGKTACNHVDEVWPGLYLGDQDMASNRRELCRLGITHVLNASHSRWRGTPEAYQGLGIRYLGVEAHDSPAFDMSIHFQTAADFIHRALSQPGGKILVHCAVGVSRSATLVLAYLMLYHHFTLVEAIRKVKDHRGIIPNRGFLRQLLALDRRLRQGVDA, encoded by the exons ATGTGCCCTGGTAACTGGCTCTGGGCCTCCATGACTTTTATGGCCCGCTTCTCCCGGAGTAGTTCACGATCTCCTGTTCGCACTCGAGAGAGCATGGAGGAGATGCCCGCTGTTCAGCATCATCACTTCCTAAATGTCTTTGAGTTGGAGAGGCTCCTCTACACAGGAAAGACAGCCTGTAACCACGTTGATGAAGTCTGGCCAGGCCTCTACCTCGGTGACCA GGACATGGCCAGCAACCGCCGTGAGCTTTGTCGCCTGGGCATCACCCATGTCCTCAATGCCTCACACAGCAGGTGGCGAGGCACTCCTGAGGCCTACCAGGGACTGGGCATCCGCTACTTGGGTGTAGAGGCCCACGACTCGCCAGCCTTTGACATGAGCATCCACTTCCAGACAGCGGCCGACTTCATCCACCGGGCACTAAGCCAGCCAGGAg gGAAGATCCTGGTGCACTGTGCTGTGGGAGTGAGCCGGTCCGCCACGCTGGTGCTGGCCTACCTCATGCTGTACCACCACTTCACCCTCGTGGAGGCCATCAGGAAAGTCAAGGACCACCGAGGCATCATCCCCAACCGGGGTTTCTTGAGACAACTCCTGGCCCTGGACCGCAGGCTGCGGCAGGGTGTAGACGCATGA
- the Dusp26 gene encoding dual specificity protein phosphatase 26 isoform X2 has translation MASNRRELCRLGITHVLNASHSRWRGTPEAYQGLGIRYLGVEAHDSPAFDMSIHFQTAADFIHRALSQPGGKILVHCAVGVSRSATLVLAYLMLYHHFTLVEAIRKVKDHRGIIPNRGFLRQLLALDRRLRQGVDA, from the exons ATGGCCAGCAACCGCCGTGAGCTTTGTCGCCTGGGCATCACCCATGTCCTCAATGCCTCACACAGCAGGTGGCGAGGCACTCCTGAGGCCTACCAGGGACTGGGCATCCGCTACTTGGGTGTAGAGGCCCACGACTCGCCAGCCTTTGACATGAGCATCCACTTCCAGACAGCGGCCGACTTCATCCACCGGGCACTAAGCCAGCCAGGAg gGAAGATCCTGGTGCACTGTGCTGTGGGAGTGAGCCGGTCCGCCACGCTGGTGCTGGCCTACCTCATGCTGTACCACCACTTCACCCTCGTGGAGGCCATCAGGAAAGTCAAGGACCACCGAGGCATCATCCCCAACCGGGGTTTCTTGAGACAACTCCTGGCCCTGGACCGCAGGCTGCGGCAGGGTGTAGACGCATGA